The Glycine max cultivar Williams 82 chromosome 17, Glycine_max_v4.0, whole genome shotgun sequence genome contains the following window.
GGaagataatatatatgtgataaaatgaaacaactatcttatcttttaaaccattttaatcttgttattttctgttgctaaatttaaaattagaaataataatagaTCAAGTTCAATTTGTATGTAAcagtttttcaaattaaatttcaaacatgaaatcctttgatttttttttttcaccaaatatttcaaattatgtatattgtttttatttttcaatgctagcaagaaatataataatatttcacttaggaaattaattaatcattcaattagattaaattctctaatttaattgatctatcaaatattaaaataattttcttaacaaAGATCATAATACTCATTTGTGTGTGATCTCGTAGGTTCACTAAGTATTATGACAATTTTGTGTCAAAAGAAAACTATTAAACCTCCTCTTTTTGCGACTTTTCTATTAAGAGTTTATGGTAAATTTAATCATTCAATAATCAAATTTACATGTGATTCATCGTAAATTAATGAACAAgaactattaatatttatccaataaatattattaggtatatattaatctatccggattattgatatcctaattataataatcttatcataaaaaataatttagattaaaattataaaaaaattattttttattatcataatttctattatataataaatctctaattttaattaagaaccCGTGAAATTaacaatttcataaaataaaaaacaaatttttactaaaattaataacaagaTACATATTTATTCCCCATGCTAAGTAAGTCCTCATTCTACCACCATCAAACAACATTGTTTCTGCCGTTACGTACACCACCTTTTGTCGTTATAAGTCGTCATAGCTGGATCTCTGTACCGTCTTCATCAATGTCACAAACTACTTTCTATTACGAACTAATCCACTGTTACAAAACACTAGCCACTACCTCACCTCAATCCCCATGCTTTCCAAAGGTGACACCGCACTTGTTTTCTCCCCCAACTCCCTTGAGGTTTCAATCTTTTGCCTTGGCGTTACCGTCTAACCTATGAATCATCATGCCACGCGCTATGAGTTTGCATGCCTCTTACACCTCAACAAAATCTGCACGTCTTCACAATAACTtaaatagcaaaaaaaataataatcattatcGATTCCCTTACAAAGATTAGAGTGGAATTTGATTTCCACGGTTTCtcttttttcaatataatttattattcatttttttaactgaaataAAGTTTCTATCTAAAATGTTCTAAACATCTTGATCTTGCAATCTGATTGTTGTTCTTGAAATTAGGAATGTGTCTTGCGATAGGTGatgaagaaattgaaaaaaatcaaaatagaaaaagataggaaggaaaatgaaaaaaaaaaagagcatacaatttgatttgatttagaaaataagggggtgtttggtttggttgttttctgttttcattttaacttaaaacagaatatgtttggttggatttctcaaaacatttttagtgaaaatgaaaacagaaaacaatcaatgaaaataatacattttcGTTTTCAGTGTTTTCGGTGAGAACAAAAATCTCATTTCAGGTAAAATGAAATTGTGGTAacgtaattttaagcaaatttaaaaatacaaaaagacaaagaaatcaatatatcataaattttcagtatttttatttcatgaaaacagaaaacaagaagtcaaaccaaacatatttttagaattttaattttttgaaaataaaaacagttttcagagaatgaaaacagaaaataaaaatgcaaatcaaacacaccctaatAAATCCAAGAGtatcaaaataatttcttataataattGTGTCTCTCACCCTAGCGTTAGCCATTAGATTAAAACTCAATTCAGAGTTATTTTGATTGGGTGTACAacacactttaaaaaaaaaagcataagtTTACTGTGAGGTATTTGTGgttaatatttcaaaacaatgaatataattggtctgttatatattttttcaaagttaGAAAATGAGATGGGCGGAGAGTGCGGCCTTAAATAGCCGGTGGGACAGGTGCCAACTACTAACAAGTAAGCGAATGTGGTTCTCATTTCTCAACTGCTTCCACTTAACTTATCCGCTTACTCACTCTCCTCATCTCAATCTCCGCCGTCCATAAATCTCTCTTTCTaccttttgttttattatttcccactaataactaataacttgtttttttgtatttctttaattaaaaataaataataaacctGCTGCTAATTGAATGAGTTTAATAGTTATATCctaattaaaatgacaaatcATCGTGTGTATGTTTTTAAGATAGTTGATATAaatgaaagataataaaaaaatatatatttgatagtGTGATTGCATCTGATGTGGTGAGAGCATTGAAGTAAAGAACAAAGCGACGTCGCATCTATTTTCGATGAAATCTATGATAtgctttctctctctataaattaaattagtaatACTCCTCCTCCGTTGTGAAATTGGATCTATCGATCTCATCTCCGTCATGGCTCCGAATCCGATGAAGATGAACATGAAGCAATCTGCCAATTCCACTACAACTACCATAGCTAATAAGGAGATTCTGGTCCGTGAAACGATGCGTATCAGTGCCAATTTGGCTTCCACCCCTCTCCTCGAAGCCCCGCCGCCGCCGTCGCCCATTGTCGGAATCATCTGCTGCGAAGAATTGGATGGGCGTCGTTGGAAGTACGTGGCCGAGAGCGATGCCCGTGGCGGATTCAAGAAGAATTCATTCCGCCCTGTCAGGCTCAACTTCCACAACCCTCGCGACCACCCTCTCCATGAAGTCCTCGCTTTCGTTACATCCTATGTTGTCCCCGAAGGTTTTCCTGATAGTGTTATTCCTTCCTATGTCCCCTACATGACATGGAGGGCTCTTAAGGTATGTAATATGTATGTTGTTTATCTTGTACTACTTTTACACATTCAGCTCTTaactccatcatcatcatcatcatcatcatttgtaATTGTAGCACTTTTTCGGTGGAGCAATGGGCGTTTTCACAACTCAAACCCTCTTGAGTTCTGTTGGCGTCTCTAGAAACAGAGCTGCTCCTGGGGCTGTCGCCATCAACTGGATTCTCAAGGATGGCGCTGGTCGTGTCGGGAAGATGCTTTTTGCTCGCCAAGGAAAGAAATTTGATTATGACCTCAAACAGCTGCGCTTTGCTGGTGATCTTCTAATGGAGTTGGGTGCTGGAGTTGAACTCGCAACTGCTGCAGTGCCGCATCTCTTTCTTCCATTGGCTTGTGCTGCTAATGTACTCAAGGTTAGGTTTGTTTGTTGACTTCTTTCTGCCGACTCACCAACTGCTAATGAACTCTGCAGTgcaagctttttttttaatttttttttcatttctgctCTCAGAATGTTGCTGCTGTAACATCAACATCAACTCGCACACCAATTTATAAAGCCTTTGCTAAAGGAGAAAATATAGGGGATGTCACTGCTAAAGGAGAATGTGTTGGCAATATTGCAGACCTGGTATGTTTTTTAACTTCCTACAGTTGCTATAATGCTGCCATTATTTTGTTGGAACATTGTTTGCACCTTTCTTTCTCGTCCAATCAATCAACTACATGCTTGTATTGCATGACCATTATATATATGCTTTGAAGATCATGACTTCTGAAGTCATTGCTgtgatttaatatttaatgcataaaaGAAAAGCATACAAAAGTATTGGTCCAAAAGCTTATCTGATTGATTTTGGCTAATGGATACATACAGCAATCGAGTCAGGGTTTCATAGGCCAAAATTATGTTTACTTAGGTTAATTGATGGTAGAACGGTAGAAGAATGATGGATTGCAGGTCTTtggttttatatttatcttaagACAAGGACAATATGTGGGCAAGAAGACCGGCTGTTAGGAGTCGTATTAGAGACTGTTTACCtctttgaattgaaaaattcaGGGTTGATGgatgtttttgaaaaactgtTTACCTAATACCTCTCCGAATCTCTTTTCCATTGTGCAGTTAGGAACTGGCTTGAGCATATTGATTGCCAAAAGGAATCCGTCGCTTGTCACCACATTTTCCCTCCTTTCATGTGGATATATCCTTAGCTCTTATAGAGAGGTTTGTTTATGTATAAGAAATGACGGTGCTTATCTAGCTGTACATGCACTTCCAATCTGGTGATTATGTATCTAATGTTTAATGCATTAATAGGTAAAATCTGTGGTTTTGCACACGCTTAACTGCGGAAGATTCAGTGTTGCAGTAGAGTCTTTTCTCAGGACAGGTATCATAACACTGCTGTATCTGTTTAAAATCATCAAATAGTCCATCCATGCTACTCTTATTGATCAGGCTGTTCTCTCTTGTATAGTCAATTTCATTTATATAAGCACTAGATGCTATTCCACTGTATGCCTCATTCACATTTTAACTAAACCCATTTCAGGACAAGTTCCCACTTTGCAGGAGGGCAATATGAATGAGAACATATTCAGTTTTCCATGGAAAGATAGGCCTGTTGTCCTTGGTATATCAATGGACTGAAAGATTTTTACCTGTCCACCGCAACCATTTTGtctgaaaaattaaaactaaaattttctttttaattgtctTTTTAGGATCAAGAATCAAGGAAGCATTCCAAGACCCTAGTGCATATTTTGCCATAGAGCCCTTGTTTGATGTAAGGCCTTTCTTGAGAGCTTGAGATTTTTCAGCTCTTTCTTAAATTATCTCCTGGTTGATGTCATTATATGATACATTCTTATGTAAGTTGTGTTCTGTAACAGAGGGAGAGATATATTGTGACATATAACCCCTCAAAACACAAGGTTTATGCTGTGCTCAAGGATCAGGCGAAGTCAGATGACATTCTGAAAGCAGCATTCCACGTGAGATTGAGATATATGGCTATCTTACAAAATTGTCAGAACAGATTGGGAAAttcttaatttgaaaaatacttaaaagttaaaaaacctCGTTTTGCAGGCTCATGTGCTATTATTCAATTTGATAAAATCATGGAATGAAAGTAATGCCTCATCTTTGAAGCAAAGGGAGGATCTCTCAAACATGACACACACAGTTGCTGATATCGAGGCTTGTATGGCTGGTACTTGCAAGACCGTGGCAGATTCTTATGGGTTTTTCAAGAATAATGCCAAGGAGCAGGTAATGAAGCAAAATAATTTTTGGTTGGTTCTGCATCCTATCTTGTTTACTGCAGTGTTTTTAGGTCTGGCTTTGAATATGTTGTCTTTCACATGTAATTGTTGCTATTGTGGTATTGAATTTTTGGACATGTGGAATGCCTTATGTTTGTCCAATGCAATCCTTATCAAAGGATTTCCCCCCCTTCTAGGAGACGGGGTAGGAAGAGGGGTTAATTTAAACTCATGTTTTTGTCTATCCAAAATTGTGCTCAGGCTTCAGAGCACTTGCCTTGTTGCATGATGCCCTGCTATGGGTGACCATACCTTGAGCATTCAATTGTTTTAGGTAATTCCCAGGGTagggtaaatattttttattttatattttgagagCTGGAAGGTGAAAGTGTAGATTCTGGTTTATTCCCATTTTCATCAGGGAGTAGTTATAATAGCATTATTGCTTCTTGAAACACACTCCGTTTTTGTGAGGGGTGTTTGGTACTTTGATATTTGGTTCCCTGTATGGGGAATTAAGGATGTACAGTTGCAAATCTCACtgtaaataattgaaatttgatGGCTTATTTTCATGGTCTGAGATTTGTTGAGCATTTTTTAagtacatatatatatgtgtgtgtgttgtaaGCCATTGCAGATGCCAAGttgatataatatatttgtGTGCAGGGTTGGACGATGTCAGAATCACATCTAAATCCTGGTCGAGCACGGCTTCATCCAGTTGATAATAATAGATGATATTCTCAGCTTTCGGCAGCTGGGTTTTGACTGTCAAAGTTCTTGGGACTGCTCTGGATGTGAATGAGTCGGGCAACTGAAGCTTAAAATTACCAAAAGGTGCAATGAGAGCATACAATGCTCGTGGAATCGTAGTATCATCCTTGATCCTCACAAAAGCCGATGCGGTGCATGAATGGCCTTTAACATGATTGATATAATTATAGCAGTTGTTAGCATGACCGCGTATGACAACTTAAAATATCAatgctcttcttttttctcGGTCGAAAAATACTAACGTGTGACTCTGTTCTATTTCTTAGTTttgttctttattctttttgcaGTGGGTATTACTCTCTAGTAtaagtttttcaatttcaattttgcaCCCGAGTTCAAGAACTTGTTGCACATGTATCAGTGCAATTTCCATTTTGCATTCTTGTAGTTTTATTTGTGCTATATGTTTGGATCACGCTTGGTCCAAAGTATTtttcttgtaaattttttttcctcgAAGCAGGAAACATAAAGAATCATACTGTTTTTACCCATGCATTGTATCAACCATTAGGGATGTTAATGCtaaataaattcaataatttaaatCGGGGGAAATTAGgttcaaatatataataacagGGAGTAGTGGGAGAGTATATTTGCACGATAAATATTGGTCTATCAAGAAATTCTAGttcaattgattgaataaaatatgagTTAGAGTAAATTTCATGATATGTGTCTATAATTCTTGCATATAAAAAAGCATTGAATATTAGTTCAccaattgataaacaaaattagTGGATTTGGATTCTCTCTAAGTCAAACTCTTTGAGTTTCCCAATGTCTTTACTTTCTCATCATTTCTccatcatctattttttttttgttttcttttggtaggtctaatttaataattaattgttaagtattaataaaatacaaataaaaattaagtaagTGGACATAAATGGTTAATGTGTTGAAGTAAgattaaatcatttaaatattatctgaatttgaattttactgaaaataatttttaatcagattttatttatcatctaatcaaattttaaattagtaaaaaaaaaaatcacctaatCAACTAGAGGACTAAGAGAGAGACAGATCTTAGAAGGGACTGGGGGAGCCATGGTCCCCCAAACTTTTTCAGAagtacatatatacatatattatataataaaatatgaaggaTTTTatggtaaagaaaaaatataaaagatattaCAATGACTCGCAGTCTCTGTTTTAAtgtgtttattgtttttgttgtgcTGGGTCTCaacttttgatatatttttagtgAACAGGGAGCGAGAATGTGGAAAAATCAAATGGCTAATGTTAATGTGTTTTTGCCCACATTACCTTATTAGCAAATACTATGAAATATCAAAATCTAATATGTACAGTGGTATGATGCAGAAAATTGCTTACATGTTTGACTTTATTCCTTTTAGCAAATCGTTTTACTTGAGTTTTCATAAATTaaggcaataaaaaaaaacttatccaaattaatttaataaaagtatCTCATTTTACTCTGATTTGATTTAGTAAGAGATTTTATTCATTTACTATAAAgtaatatatcaaattaattcttaaCACAATGTATATTGAATGACTTAATTAttagaattataaaaatatcatttagtttataaaattataaaataccaatcattctaatttttgtaattttaagattaaaatgactatcttttaataatattagaaaTGAAAACAACTATCACTTATTAGTTTTAAAGATTTTAGgataatatttttatgcaacattaaatttaaattaaatgatacttGTATTTTGGTCCCCTCAAAGATTTCTTCAAGCTCCGCTACTGTCTAAGACAAGAAGAAAATAGTCTCTTTCTCTTAATAGACGGAGGATCAAgactaaaaagttataaaaataaataatccatTTTACACGCCACACAGAATGCATATGCCATATCAGTATCTTATTTGGTATATCACGTCTATAAGTCGTGCCACATTAGCAATATATATCACGTCAGTCACatgatcatttttgttttagtctctctAAGTACATGTCAactaaaaatttgattaaaacaaaaattaaatatattttaaaggactaaaataaaaatgaagtgtatttataataactaaaaaaactgATCAGTATTAAGGGACGAAAAGATtaacaatgttttaaaaaaatcaaaagcgaAAAATTCCAATATTATAAAGCATAGAAAGATaactaagaaaatttaaaaaacatcaaaagTCCTAGAGATTGACTGCGCCTCTTTAGTTAGAAAAAGAAGTCAAGAGGCAAAACCTAGCACAAAAAGCATATTTGATTGTTAATGTTGATGGAGAGTGTGGAATGCTCCCAAACAAAAACCGTACCACGGTTATTTCCGTCAATGTATCTAAATTATTTGTATGGTATAAATTTCCAATTTTGATTAGACATGTTAATCAATATCCtaaggatattaattaaaaaattaaaataatttttttaaaatttttctataattcttctaataaatattttcttcttttaatttcttaactaatatACTTAGTTAACAACAGCCTTTTGATTGTAGTATGGATTTGATGTCACTTAATATTACTTAAGAAACATTTTATCAAACAGTTTATAGACAAAGCATATAGTACCACTTATTGAAACTTCCTCTCATTTCAAGCTCGCCTTAATAGACCTGCCTTCCTTCACTGTGGTTGGGATGCAAGATGATGACTAAATAATCACCAAACTAGTTGTCCAAAGATGAAGGATAATCTTATAGTTATAGTTGACCCAAAAAAGAATAATTGTAAAAATACTTCCAGGTTCTACACGAAAGGCTAAAGTCCTAATTAACTATAGTTATTAAAAAGAATTGTAGGTGTCCAAAGTTTATTATCAAATAATCACTAGTATATTAATTGACTTGATTATCATCTAATAAAATAGGACATTAACCCATTTATTATAAACCTAAAAGCCACGAGAAATATTAGAATTGTTTTAACATTATTCAGTAGTAATCGTGGTGACGAGGTCTTTTGGCTTTGTGGCTGGCTGTATATGAATTATGAAATTTGTGAGGTTGCTTTAAGTTGCTTTTCCACCATGTTCTGTTCTGTTGTTGGTATGGTGCTTTCCCTTTAACCAAAGAACATTCTGCATGGAGGGATGTGCATCCCGATACAAATTAAAGAGagcaacttttttcttttctcgctTTATTTTTTGATTCATTTCGATGTTTcatcccaaaaataaaaaagcaatttcatacaaataaaatatatttattgtttttactacttattaataattaaaaacatttcatGAGTTACATTAAATCATCTAGTTAATGTCTTTGAAATAGGAGTACTACTAATTTACACGAGTCAGaaaaaaataaccatttttatttaaattatattttcttacaaaatattaaatctaTAAATGTACATTAAAAAGATCCCGATTCTTCTTGCCCAAGTGGACccattcttcttttttccccttttcaaGGCAAGGCGTGCTTGCAAGttttgtataattatttatgGCTAAAGAATGATTCGTGATCGTGAAATtgagatattatatttatacaataaaattatgtaatagTAAAGTTTTTTTACCATAAAACTATGTAATACTGTAACTTATATAATACAATAtacttttatcatattatttatttacatttttgtctttcttttacGAAAACATGTATAAACAGATTTTGTTGTCAAAGAAATTCATGGTGATCGATAAAACAATAGTAATTTACTACATAATTTTTTGCGAcaatttacacttttttttttgcatactattatctttaaagaaaaaagaaaaatatatattttctattcatttaaaactagtatatatatatatatataagaatataaGATCTTTATTATCTGTGATTATTTATATCGTGCCCTATAGTGTTCATACGATTAAGGTGACATCTGACAAAGACACCAAACTACGTATGCACGTAATGCAATCAACattgttttgtttaaaaacttgTGGGAAAAAACCTTTTAATTCAGTTGTTGAATTATTCATTGATGTTTTTGAATTTAGACTTATGTAGCAAGCAGGTATATAATATAAGTCAACCCgtaattaataatgtaagtaAACTAAATAACTGACGAAGATTTCAATTGCCTGACCCGTTGATAggcacaaacaaaacaaaacaatgtcCCTGTCGCCCCCACCTCACGCACTTACTGTGCTTATCTTTCATTAGTTAAATATATGATGATATATAAAGGTTTGAATATAAGAATATAATCCTATAACTATGCATAAATAGTTAAAATCTACAAAAATATTCAATCTTACacgcttattaaaaaaatcacgcaaatttctttagaaatttatataattttagaatattttaatttcgatcttttatatgatatatttaaCAAATCAATATATTTGACTCTCTTATTATTacgttaaaaattaaaatattttgacattTATCGGATGTGATCACGTAGATTCGTTTACACCGGAAGTTAATTAAAATCTTGTTCGGTAGGCATGCTTACAGTACGTATACGTATGATAATTAAAAGAGTGTTAGGGAAAACAAAGTAGTTCAGGATGAAATTGTTCAAAAACATTACTAGATTAATAACTTGTTTGTTAACCCCAtcgttaagttttttttactgaatgaAAACCAGTTAacaatatatgatatatataattgattgcTGTTAGGTTAGGATCATGCAAGTCTCCTTGCTAATCAGTTGAAAGTTTGAGTACAAAATCTTCCTTCCGCCACGCACGGCTACGACACATATGTACGCAGGTCCTGACATAGAATCCAACGCAAACTAAAGCTGATTtcgcatttttctttttttacttctcAATATATGTTTGCTTTTACGTACTAATTCTATATcgtctaaattaaattaatggtaAAAGATTTACTATTTGGAgcaagaaataaatattttttttaccgcTTGAAAAATGATGTCAGAAGGTCCAGCACAACAGAAGCAGAATTTGTAAGGTGAAAGAGAAAGTAGCACAGAAAAGCCCTATGTAATTCTATTAATACATTACATACATATATCGTACCTGAGAGTCTATTCATTGCATAGATTCCATGTCCTCATCACTTGAATGCTAGCTAGGTTGATGAGAGAATTAAACACCACTCAGAAACTACTAAAACTTGACGCAATGCAAATGTAATTTTCCTAAACTAGAGCACATGATCacatatatatgaatatatattgGGTAACTAGCTGCTAAATGGTgggtttattttttatggtcTCAACTCAAACAGTGGCAAGAGATGAAGATGATTAGAGAGATACAATAGTGGAATTGATGAAGAAAGGGAACAAACACTTGCGGCTAGGCTAATAATTAAAGATACGTACGTGCGTAGAGGGGGGGCCGGGATGGAGTTTATAAagctgaaattaaattaaagggataattaattaaggaggtggtggtggtggtggtggtggtgcagtAGTAGTAGGGGGGTTGATCTTTTTGGCGAGATTGTGCTTATTGTTATGCATCCAAACCTTGAGCACTCTTCTCTTGACCCCAATCTCTT
Protein-coding sequences here:
- the LOC100785202 gene encoding protein root UVB sensitive 6 yields the protein MAPNPMKMNMKQSANSTTTTIANKEILVRETMRISANLASTPLLEAPPPPSPIVGIICCEELDGRRWKYVAESDARGGFKKNSFRPVRLNFHNPRDHPLHEVLAFVTSYVVPEGFPDSVIPSYVPYMTWRALKHFFGGAMGVFTTQTLLSSVGVSRNRAAPGAVAINWILKDGAGRVGKMLFARQGKKFDYDLKQLRFAGDLLMELGAGVELATAAVPHLFLPLACAANVLKNVAAVTSTSTRTPIYKAFAKGENIGDVTAKGECVGNIADLLGTGLSILIAKRNPSLVTTFSLLSCGYILSSYREVKSVVLHTLNCGRFSVAVESFLRTGQVPTLQEGNMNENIFSFPWKDRPVVLGSRIKEAFQDPSAYFAIEPLFDRERYIVTYNPSKHKVYAVLKDQAKSDDILKAAFHAHVLLFNLIKSWNESNASSLKQREDLSNMTHTVADIEACMAGTCKTVADSYGFFKNNAKEQGWTMSESHLNPGRARLHPVDNNR